The stretch of DNA AATCACCAATCTAGTTTTTAAGACATTGGTTTTAATTAATGATATTTGAATTGGTCCGCAACGGTTTAAAAAATGATATTGAATCAGTTGGATAAGGAATCAATACAGACCGATTGAATCGGCTAAAAAATCGGTTGaactatttttattgttttaaatttttaatcaaaacaATTAAACTAATCGAACCGATCAAACTgataaatcaatagtcttaccgGTTCGATCAGCGGTCCGATTCTAAAAATATTGGTTTTAACTAAAGTTTAACCACCCTACTTGTAAGCTAGAGGGTGCAAATATTATGGGCCAAGAAAGCCTAATAATCCATAGATTAAAATCCACGCCCATAGTACGGGTATCGGATTCGGCTTCTCAGTTTCAAGTTCCCAAGTGTTAATTAATTACTCTTTGTTTTTTGTTGAAACTTTGAAACTACCTTTCCGTAGTTTATCAATGGCGATGATACGGTAAACcgcttaattattattatttttattattttattttttcccctttGGTTTTAAcaacttagaaaaaaaaaaactttcactTTCTCAATTCGCTACTCGGTACTCATTCAGCTCTTCAagaaaggtaatttttttttcttacgtAATTACTCGTTTGCCTCCTTTTTCTCGACAACCAAACAGAAAATATCTCTAGGCAGATGTCTGTTGTCTTAGTAAAGAAGCTTGATTTTTCGTAATTGCATGACGAAAATATATTGTAAAATTCTGTTATTTTTCGCGGTTTCCTCTgttttgcttcattttttttagttaaaaaatttgtttaattctttaaattttatatgtttgtgTTATTTCATcaaatttgattgtttttgtaACTTACTCGTATGTTGCTTAGctgaaattttgttttgaaataattatctaattttttCAATGTAATTTTCAGATTGGATAGGCTCTAAAACTGATAATTCTGGGCAATGACACTGACAAGTTTGAAAGTTCCTACAATTTCTAGTGGATTGACAAATAGAAAGAGGGAATGGAACAAGATAAATAGGTCTACGGGTTCTAATTCTTTATTAAACCAATCCGAAATATGGAAATTTAGGAAGGAATTAGGCTACATAGATGGTGTGCGAAGCTGCCACCTATCTGCAGCACATAGGAATTCATTGTTGTCACCATTAGTGGCACACAGGAATCCCCGTTTTCCGGTGTTTCGAAATCAGTTAAGCTCTGATTTCGGTGTGGAAGATGTCAAGGAGACACTCACgttgaatgaaaaagatgatgctGCCCTGTTAAGATCAAGTTCAACTGGAAGTGTTAATGTCCGGTAAGATTTTTATGACCTATTGTTTAGTTATTTCATAGTTATTTGTTATTAAAGTTGTATGGTATCTATCTATATACATACAGACTTATATGTATACCTGTTCTTTCTTTAGATGCTATGTAGTTTTGATGTGGGTTGGTTTGTGTAATGACTATGaaaattggagtgattgatttCTGTAATACAATGTTTTCTTCCATCTATAGCAGAATGGTAAAATAGAACTTTAAGCAATAGTGGAAAAGACGTAGTTGACTTTGTAAAATAATGTATCATTCATTAtgtcatattattaaattaaaaaatagtttgaATACCACGATGCTCTGTAATTGCTTCATCCTCTGCCTCGTTCTTTACAATTGGGCTTCCATTTTACCAATTGTTATGTGCTAATATGAactttaaaatttccatatgcAGTGAGGTGAAAGTGAAGTCTGTGGATGTCAAGAGGGAACTTATTATGCTTTCTCTGCCTGCGATTGCTGGACAAGCTATTGATCCCTTTGCACAACTGATGGAGACAGCATACATTGGAAGATTGAGTATGAgctagttttaattttaatttcttccaTTGCTTTACTTGCTAAAAATAATTCTATTTTCCTTTGTTTGATTATTTGATGCTAACAATGTTCATTCTTTGGTAATAGACTAAAAATTTAGTTGGAGTTTCTTTTGTTGTGATTTCTTTGTTAATCTTTTAATACAGTTACAGTTCTCTGAAGGATATGCTTCTCTATAACCACGGGTGTATTACTCTTATCTGTGCTGTAAATTGCAACACACTGCTCCgtcaaaaattaattttgttaccAAATCCCAATttccaaataaataaatttgtatgCTTATGCTGATTTAATGTGGTTTCAAGTAAttggaattttgaaaattgataGAACCTGCTTCTAAAGTACAAAATTTCaggcttcaaaattttgaaatcaatggtttatatatttattatgataTTTGTTCTGTTGTTTGGGCAGGTTCTGTGGCATTGGCTTCTGCAGGTGTTTCTGTTTCAATATTTAATGTAGTATCGAAGTTGTTCAATATTCCTCTCTTTAGCGTTGCAACTTCCTTTGTTGCTGAGGACATCTCAAGGAATGCAATTGAAAATTTGTCAGcaggtgaatttttggtgatagATGTCGCATGCTGGTTTTGGTTAATCTTGTCTCTAGCTTATGGCACCAGACTTATGTAGatgattgaaaattttgactTGATCTTTGACTATTTGAATTCTCATTTTCTAGGGAGTACTAATGGTAAGGCTCTTGATGGGGTAGCTGAAAGAAAGCAATTATCCTCAGTGTCTACTGCTTTACTTCTAGCAATTTTGATTGGAATCTTTGAGGCATTGGCATTATCTCTTGGCTCTGGATTATTTCTTAAGTTGATGGGAGTACCCTCAGTAAGTTtaggtttattttaaatttattttgcttTATCTTTTAGTCATCCTTCTCCTGCTTCTGCTTTGTTGAAATACTGCTAGTTGTTGATGTGGAAGCTTCTTTTCTGGTTTTCCTCCTCTTAACAGACATCAGATATGCATGTTCCGGCAAAACAATTTCTTTCACTTAGAGCTCTTGGGGCTCCTGCTGTGGTAGTCTCTTTGGCTCTTCAAGGAATTTTCCGTGGGATCAAAGATACACAGACTCCTGTTTTTTGTTTAGGTAAGTATTTTGTTTGACATTGAAGGGTGGTGCACGGAATGATCTATGTTTGTGTCCACATTTTGTTGAATGGATACCATAGAATGCATGGATTGTAATTTATGTGTACAAGCTTTGTTTACCATTTAGCTGCAGAA from Gossypium hirsutum isolate 1008001.06 chromosome D04, Gossypium_hirsutum_v2.1, whole genome shotgun sequence encodes:
- the LOC107898538 gene encoding protein DETOXIFICATION 45, chloroplastic yields the protein MTLTSLKVPTISSGLTNRKREWNKINRSTGSNSLLNQSEIWKFRKELGYIDGVRSCHLSAAHRNSLLSPLVAHRNPRFPVFRNQLSSDFGVEDVKETLTLNEKDDAALLRSSSTGSVNVREVKVKSVDVKRELIMLSLPAIAGQAIDPFAQLMETAYIGRLSSVALASAGVSVSIFNVVSKLFNIPLFSVATSFVAEDISRNAIENLSAGSTNGKALDGVAERKQLSSVSTALLLAILIGIFEALALSLGSGLFLKLMGVPSTSDMHVPAKQFLSLRALGAPAVVVSLALQGIFRGIKDTQTPVFCLGVGNLSSILFFPLFMYGLRMGVTGAALSTVLSQYIVAFLMIRYLNKKVVLLPPKMGALQFGSYIKSGGFLIGRTLSVLITMTLGTSMAARQGSLPMAAHQICMQVWLAVSLLTDALATSAQALIASYLSEGELETVKEIANFVLKIGFVTGVLLAAILGVSFGYLVPLFTQDAEVLGILKTGVLFVSASQPINALAFIFDGLHYGVSDFPYAACSMMLLSAISSAFLLFAPKVLGLQGVWLGLTLFMALRMTAGFVRTLSKTGPWWFLHSDLERA